The genomic DNA TCGAGAATGGTCGAGACGTCATGGGCGTGCGCCGCGCCGTCGAGCGTGAAGCTGAAAATTGCGCCTTTGTCGGGGGTTGTTCCCTGCACCTGCACCCAGTTCAGACCCGAGAGCCGATCCACAGCATAGTCGCGCAGCGTGTTTTCGTAGTCGTGGATCTGCTGCATTCCGACGCCGGTCATATAATCGAGCGCCACACCCAATCCGATTGTCTGCACGATGCCCGGTGTACCCGCTTCGAACTTCATCGGGGGGTCATTGTAGACAACCCCGTCCTTCGTGACTTCGCGGATCATGTCGCCACCACCGATAAACGGGCGCATTTCGGCTTGCCGCTCGGCCTTGGCGTAGATTGCACCTGACCCGGACGGCCCGTACAATTTGTGACCCGTTATGCAGTAGAAATCGCACCCGATATCGGAGACATCAACCGGCATGTGAACCGCGCTCTGGCTGCCGTCCACAAGGACCGCAACGCCCTGTTCATGTGCCGCAGAGGTAATTGATTTCACATCAACAACCGTTCCCAACACATTGGAAAGGTGGGTAATTGCGATCAATTTGGTGCGGGGGGTCATCGCGTCGATCACCGCTTGCGGGTCCAGCGCGCCTGTACTGTCCACATCCACCCAGACGAGCTTCACGCCCATGCGTTCGCGCAGGAAATGCCACGGCACGATGTTGGCGTGATGCTCCATCACACTCAGAATGATTTCATCGCCCGCCTGCATGCGCGGCATCGCCCAACCGTAGGCAACCATGTTGATGGCTTCGGTGGTGCCTGAATTGAAGATGATCTCGTCTTCGGAGCCGGCGCCGAGGAAATTTGCGACCTTGCCGCGCACGGCTTCGTATTTGTCGGTCGCCAGGTTCGACAGATAATGCAATCCACGGTGCACATTGGCGTATTCATGCGAATAGGCCTGATTGATAGCGTCGATCACGACCTGCGGCTTTTGCGCAGAAGCGCCGTTATCGAGGTAAACGAGCGGCTTGCCGTTGACTTCGCGGCTGAGGATCGGGAAATCGGCGCGGATCGCGGCAACATCATACATTTGCGGGAACTCCGAGGGTCGCGAGGCCAACGACCCCGCCCAGAATAATTATACCAAAAAACAGACCGACAATCGCCAGCACAAGCACGCCGAGACTGTGGAAATTGGACGGAAGGCGCATCGAGACCGTGATGAAATTAAGCATGATCCAGAAGCCGATCACACCTGCGGCGGCGGAAAACAGCAGCGCAAGTATCGGGGATACAAGGGCGAGAACGGTCAGGATCACCTGCGCGGCCACACGCATGGCCTGCAACCATGTCATGACGGCAAGAAGATCACCGAAATCGCCCTCTCCGCCCATCGTGCGCGCGGTCCAGTAAAGTGCGTGGACCGCCAGAACCAGCAACCCGGTCCACAAGAAGAAGAAGATCAAAGGCTCGTAGAAAAACTGCGGCAGCTCTGCGACTCGTGGCCCTTGAAGGGTCGTCAGCGCGATCGACAGAATGTACAGCACGCTGCAGAGCGCCAGCGCGGTCCAAAGCGTCGTCCGGTCGAGATAAAGACCGATGATACGCTCCGCCGCACTGCGTGGTGCGCGCAGGGTTTCCATGGCCAAATCGGTGAGAAAAGCAAGATCCATCATGCGGTTCCATCCGCGGCCAGAAGGCCCTTTGCCCAGAACCATCCGAATACCGCCAGCCAGATCAATCCGACCATTTGCAATTGCACGCCCTGCCCGATGAAACCGGCCACGAGGCCCAGCAGCAAAAAGACCGGAGCGGTGGCCAACAACGACCAGATCAGCGTAAACCTGATCTGAAACCCACTGATGTTGCGGCGCGCGATGCGCGACAGCAGCCAAATCAGCGCTGCGAATGCGTACACGAGCAACGGCATGATAAAGATATACAGGAACGCGCTCCAATACAGCCGCGCAATCAAAGGCACGTCCGGTCGCAGCTCAGCCTCGCGCGCCTGATAAGGGGTTGCCGCGACAAACATCAACACGCCCGCGATCAGCAAAAACAAAAGCGCACGGACCTCGTTGCGCCCCTGGGCAAGAAACCGGGACTGAATGCGCCCCGGTGCCCTGTAAGTCCCCATGATATCCGACGTCAGCGACATCAGCTGCGGTGCCGCGTCAGCCAAGCCGCCATGCGGTCGTTTATGTCATCGCGCAGTTCTTCTTGGGCGATTTCCTCAACCGCCTCGGCCAGAAAGGCCAGCGTGAGCAGATCGGTTGCTTCGGCCGCCGGAACACCACGCGAGCGCAGATAAAACAGCGCTGTCTCGTCAATCGCGCCCGATGTCGAACCGTGTGAACACGCGACATCATCGGCGTAGATTTCCAGTTCGGGCTTGGCGAGGAACTGGCTGTCCTCATCGAGCAGCAAAGATTGGCTGATCTGATACCCGTCGGTTTTCTGTGCGCCTGCCTTTACCAGGATCTTGCCCTGGAAAACGCCGGTTGCACCGTTGCGCAGCACCTTCTTGAACACCTGGCGGCTCTCGCAGTTTACCGCATCGTGGGTGATAAAAACCGTGTCGTCATGGTGAAAGTCGCCATCACCGACGCAGGCTCCGGCGACATGCGCGAGCGCGTCGTCGCCCGTAAATTCGATCACGCAATCATTGCGCGTCAGCACACCATTGACCGTGAGCGTAAAGCTGCGGAAGGCGCTCTGATGGCCGAGACGGGCAAAGATATGCGTTGCGGCGCGGCGCTCGTGATCGCGCCCCTGTGCGCGGACATGGTGGAATGATGCGTCATCGGCCACGTCCACTTCCATGACCTTGTTGAAGCGTGCCGCCGCGGGCCCGTTCTCAAGCAAAGTCATCTCGGCGCCCGCGTCCAGTTTGATGCAGTGGTGTAGAATCGCGTCAGAAGTATCTGAATTGTGTCGATAAATCAGATTTACCGGCTTGCTGACCTTGCCCGTCACATGGATCAGTACACCGTCCGTGGCGAAGGCGGTATTAAGAGCGGCCAAGGGGCGTTCTACCGGTATCTGACCGCGTGTTTCCAGAACGCCGTACAGATTGGTCGCCCAATGCAGATCACTGTCCGCAGCTGCGAGCCTTTCGATGCTGATGCCCTCGAGGCTCAGGTCGTCGGACGCCTCTGCGTCAAAAACACCGTCCACGAAAACGACCTTTAACCGGTCGACTGCATCGAACATCGGCGCTTCATCGTTGTGAAAAACCGCGGCTGGTTCGGGCGTCGCTTGCGTCAGCGTATCGGGGCGCGTGTATTTCCAGTATTCGTCACGGCGAAGCGGCAAGCCCATGGCGCGCACCCGCGCCAACGCATCGTCGCGTGCGGGTTTTGCCCACGTTGCATCCGGCATCGACAATGTGCCGATCATCGCCTCCGTCGCATCCATTTTCGCAGCAGGTATCGCCATTACACCACCTCGCTCAGGATGTCTGCATAGCCGTTGTTTTCGACTTCCAATGCCAGTTCGGGACCACCGGTTTTGACGATGCGCCCGTCCGCCATGATATGGACGACATCGGGTTTTATGTGGTCGAGCAGGCGCTGGTAGTGCGTGATGACCAGAAAGCCACGCCCCTCCGAGCGCAGCGCATTGACGCCTTCCGCCACCAGTTTCATCGCGTCCACATCGAGACCTGAGTCTGTTTCATCCAGAATGCACATCTTTGGCTCGAGCATCGCCATCTGCAAAATCTCGTTGCGTTTCTTTTCCCCGCCGGAAAAGCCCATGTTGACCGGACGCTTCAGCATATCGGCATCGATCTTCAGCTCTTTCGCCTTGGCGCGCACAACTTTCAGGAAGTCGGCGGCAGACATCTCATCTTCGCCGCGGGCTTTGCGTTGGGCATTCACAGCCGTGCGCAGAAACGTCATGTTGCCGACACCGGGAATTTCGACCGGATACTGGAAAGCCAGAAACAGGCCCGCCGCGGCGCGCTCTTCGGGTTCCATCTCCAGTATGTCTTCGCCTTCCAAAGACGCCTCACCACCGGTGACCTCATAGCCGTCCTTGCCTGAAAGAACGTATGACAGGGTCGATTTACCTGACCCGTTCGGGCCCATAATTGCGTGCACCTTGCCCGCCTCTACCTCAAGGTTCACGCCTTTGAGAATTTGCTTGTCTTCGTCTTCCAGTTTGACCGCGAGGTCCTTGATACTCAGCATGGTGCTAGTCCTTTTTCGTTAGGCGCGCAGGGCGCTTGATTTCAGATGTGCGGGAAAGCTCGACCGCAGCGCAGCACGCGCGGCCTCGATCCCGTCGGTGTAGGCAATCTCTCCGGGACGCGCGTCACGCGCCTCGTCCAGAGTGATCGGGTGTGTCATATCGCGCCGCCCGATGGAGGCAGCGTAGTCGTGATACTTGAGCCAGCTTTGCCCTTGCGGGTAAAGCCATGTGTTAGGCACGCCGTAGGCATCGGCGATGATAAGGCCATGCAGTGATGCCGATACGATCTGCGCACATGATGCGATTTGCAGGCAGACATCCGCTGCGTCCCCACGCGGATCGATCAGCGTAAGTGCCGGGTCAGACGCCAGCATCGTCTCCAGCGCCAGTGTGCCCATCATCGAAATATGCGGCACAACACCGATCCGGTCGGTGCTGGGACGGTCGCAGGGCAGAACGGTGTCGATCAGCAGACCCGGATCGCCAAATTGCGTCATTTCGCGCTTGAGCAAGGCGGCGGTGATCGGTCCGCGCACGAGGGCGAGGTCAACGTGGTCGAGAAAATCGTGACCGAAGACAGGGTTGAGCAACCCACTGCCCCATACGGTGATTTTGCTGCCATCATCGCGCGGCGTCTTGTGTGTGCGCTTCACGACCTGGATCATCGATCCGATCGCCAGCATGTCGGCTTTGCGCGGGCCCGCATGAACCACAGGTCTGCTGGCGATATGACCGACAACCAGCGGATTGATCGCATCACCAAAATTCGGCTTTTCGCGCCACCAGTGAAGGCGGAGCGGCTCAAGTCCTGTCAAATCCTTCATTCCAGTGTCACCGAAGTGCCAGAGACGGAAACCATCATCATGCTGTCTGAAATGATCTCGTAATCGATATCGATGCCGACCACCGCGTCACCGCCCACCCGCGCGCATTCTTCGCGCATCTCCTGCATTGCGGCCTCACGGGCGTCACGTAGTTTGTTCTCGTACTGACCCGACCGGCCACCGACAATATCGGTGACGCGGGCGAACAGATCGCGCACGATATTGGCACCCATGATCGCCTCGCCCACGACAATACCGTTGTAGGAGGTGATGGTCTTACCCTCGATAGTGTTGGTTGTGGTGAGGATCATTTACGCACCTTCTTGAAGTAATCGATCGCCAGCCCGATGACCGTATAGATCACGCCGAACAGCAACGCGCCGGTCACTTTTTCCGTCATCGTTTCACCGCTGATGTTGACCACCAGCGACAGCAGGAAAAACAGGACCGTTGCGATTGCTGCCGACTTGATCGCCGTCATCAGCCCACAGAGCCTTCGAGCGAGATTGCCACCAGCGCTTGCGCTTCCATCGCGAACTCCATCGGCAGCGCCTGCAGCACATCCTTGCAGAAACCGTTGACGACCAGCGCCACCGCTTCCTCCTCGTCCATCCCGCGCGAACGGCAGTAGAACAGCTGATCGTCGTCCACCTTGGACGTCGTCGCCTCATGCTCTACCCGGCTCGAGTTGTTCTTCACCTCGATGTAGGGCACCGTGTGTGCCCCGCATTTGTCACCGATCAGCAGGCTGTCACACTGCGTATAGTTGCGGCTTTCCTTGGCCTTGGGGTGCATCGAGACCAGCCCGCGATAGGTGTTCTGCGCCTTGCCCGCGCTGATCCCCTTGGACACGATGCGCGACTTGGTGTTTTTGCCCAGATGCACCATTTTCGTGCCGGTGTCGGCCTGCTGCATGTTGTTGGCGATGGCAATGGAGTAAAACTCGCCCTGGCTATCATCGCCGCGAAGGATGCAAGACGGGTACTTCCAAGTCACGGCAGAGCCGGTTTCCACCTGCGTCCACATCACCTTGGCCCGGTCACCCCGGCAATCGGCCCGTTTGGTCACGAAGTTGTAGATCCCGCCTTTTCCGTTTTCATCGCCGGGATACCAGTTCTGAACCGTGGAATATTTCACCTCGGCGTCTTCCTCGATGACAATCTCGACAACCGCGGCATGCAGCTGGCTTTCATCACGCTGCGGGGCTGTGCATCCTTCTAGATAGCTGACGTAGGAACCCTTGTCGGCGATGATCAGCGTCCGCTCGAATTGGCCAGTGTTTTCAGCGTTGATGCGGAAATATGTCGACAGTTCCATCGGACAGCGCACGCCCGGCGGCACATAAACGAACGACCCATCGGAGAAGACCGCCGAGTTAAGCGTTGCATAGAAATTGTCCTGAACCGGAACGACAGATCCGAGGTATTTCTTGACCAGTTCGGGGTGCTCCTTGATCGCTTCGGAAATCGAGCAGAAAATCACGCCGGCCTTCTTCAACTCTTCCTGAAAGGTCGTGCCGACCGAAACGGAATCAAACACCGCATCGACGGCCACCTTGCGGGGGGCATCGTCCATCTCCTCGGCACCTTCAACACCAGCCAGGATCGCCTGCTCCTTGAGCGGAATCCCCAGCTTTGCGTAGGTTGCCAGCAGTTTCGGGTCCACCTCGTCCAGCGACTTGGGTTTGACCGCCATCGATTTGGGCCGCGCGTAGTAGTACTGGTCCTGAAAATCGATTTCGGGATAATCGACCATTGCCCAATCGGGCTCTTTCATTTGCAGCCAGCGGTCGTAGGCGCCCAGACGCCATTCGGTCATCCACGCGGGCTCGTCGTTCTTTTCCGAGATCAGCTTCACGATATCGGGCGTCAGCCCCTTGGGCGCATATTCCATCTCGATGTCGGTGGACCAGCCGTGCTTGTATGCACCGCCGACTTCACGCACCGCATCTACCGTTTCCTGATCGACACCGTCTTTGACCTGTTCGTCCAAGCTCATTTCGCTTTCCCCTCGTCGGCGCGGCTCATGCGGCGCGCGCGTGATGTTTCGTCCATTTCGCTGCCCATGCATCGGCAAAACGCAGCACGTCTTCCTCTGTCGTCTCCAGCCCCAGCGATACACGCACCGCACTCGCTGCATCCACGGCATCGAACCCCATGGCGGTCAGGACGGTGCTGGCCTTTACCTTCCCGCTTGAGCAGGCAGAACCGGCGGAAATCGCAAACCCTGCCAGATCCATCTGCATCACCTGCGTCTCGCCCTTCCATCCGGGGGTCAGCATGCAACTGGTATTGGGAAGACGTGCAACGTCTTTCCCGACAAAAATAGTCTTGTTTGAGGCAGCCGCAATAGCGTTTTCTAGAATATTTCTAAGTTGCGCCACATCGTCCCACCGCCCTGCGACAACATCCCGGTGCGCCGCCTGTGCAGCAGCACCAAATCCCGCGATCCCGACGACGTTCTCCGTTCCCGAACGGCGGTTCATCTCCTGCCCCCCGCCCCGCAACACCGGCTCCGGATCGTCTGCGGTGAAGTTGATCAATGCGCCAACGCCTTTGGGACCACCAATCTTATGTGCGGATAAAATCGCGTAGGACGGAGTCTCGCTGCCATAGTGTACCGACATCTTACCGGCGAGCTGTGTGATGTCGCAAACAACGGAATATGGCACAGAGCTGTCCGCGGTCGCATTCATCTGCCCACTGCCAACAACAAGGCCGTCCTGGGCCAGAATGCCCGTCTCACTGTTCGCAGCCGAAAGCGCAAGCAATGCGGCCGGCCCGCGGCCCGCCCGCGCTGTATCTGCTGCGCGTTCGAGCACAAAGTTCCTAAGCGCCGCCACCCCTTGTGATAACGGCAAGCCCATCCGATCGTAAAGCGAGCCCATCTCATGATCGCTCCAGACGCGCAAACAATCGTGTTCGGTCGGTAAGGCTGCAAAAACGCCGCCATGTCGCGCCTTCTGGGCCACGGCCAATGCCGCGGCTTCAGTGGCACTTGACGTGAAAATCACCTGCTGCACCTTGCAGCCAACCAGTTCGGCAACCTGCGCCCGGGCCTTTTCGACAACCCCCTTGGCCGCGCGCCCTTCTGCATGCACCGACGACGGGTTCCCGACCACGTCCATAGCGCCCATCATCGCCTGCCGGGCCTCCGCCCTCAGCGGTGTGGTCGCATTATGGTCCAGATAGACGCGGCTCATTTCATCTTGCCCCTAAACTCCAGGGAGTTTGAGGGACAGCGTCCCTCATCCCCGAAAAAGGATATCCGCGAAAACCGCTTCACTCGTCCACAACCGCAAAAAGGTTCGGCACAGCGGGACAGGGCGTCATCTGGTTGCTTATCACGTCGGACAAACGGGTCTGGTGCAGGAAAACATAGACATGCGCCGACAACCCCTGCCAAAGGCGGTTTGTGAGCGACTGCGCACGGCTGCCCGACAACCCGCCTGACGCGCCAGCGCCTTTGTGCATCGCGTCAACGGTCTCATCGACAGCCGACAGGATGTCGACCACACGGATTTCGGATGCGGGCTTGGCCAGTCTGTACCCGCCACCGGGGCCGCGCACGGAACTCACAAGTTCTGCCCGCCGCAACTTCACAAAAAGCTGCTCCAGATAGGGCAAAGAGACCTGCTGGCGCTCGGCAATATCACCCAACGACACCAGCTGGCCCTCTGGCTGCAGCGCAATATCGGCCAGCGCAACCATGGCATAGCGCCCCTTTGTTGACAGCTTCATGCTCTAACTCCTGCGGGCGGCGGTCTTTTGTTTGACGCGCACGGCCGAAATGCCTACATCCTGTGGACGGTCGGCACGGGGTCGACCCAAGATTAGAACCGTTCTAAGGTATCCGACGAAATTCGTCAAGATTGTCGCGACCAAAAGAACCCGATTGAGAAGTCATTCCATGCCCGAGGTCATTTTTCCCGGACCCGAAGGTCGCCTTGAGGGGCGCTATCACCCACAAAAGGAACGTGACGCGCCGATCGCCATCGTTTTGCACCCGCACCCGCAGTTCGGCGGCACGATGAATCACAAGGTCGTCTACAATCTGCACTACGCCTTCTACAACATGGGATTCACTGTCCTGCGGTTCAATTTCCGCGGCGTGGGCCGCAGCCAGGGCGAGTACGATCAGGGCGTGGGCGAGCTTTCGGATGCCGCGTCGGCACTCGATTACCTGCAATCGATGAACAACAATTCCAAACACTGCTGGGTCGCGGGTTTCAGCTTTGGGGCGTGGATCGGTATGCAGCTGTTGATGCGCAGGCCCGAGATCACTGGCTTCATCTCTGTCTCGCCCCCTGCGAACATGTATGATTTCAGCTTTCTCGCGCCCTGCCCTGCGTCCGGTTTGATCATCAACGGAAAGGCAGACCGCGTGGCGCCGCCCTCTGACACCGTCAATCTCGTTGGCAAATTGCACGAGCAAAAAGGCATCACGATCACCCATGAAGAGGTCGAGGGTGCGGACCACTTCTTCAAGGAGCCGTACATGGATACGTTGATCGACACCACGACGGGCTACGTCCGGCGCCGCCTGACGGAAAACACCCGCTGATGGCAGACGAACACGTCACCGCGATGGCCAACAAGCTGGCCGAAGAATGTCTCGCCGTGCAGAAGGAAACCGGCGAGGACAGGCTGTTCATGGAAGTGGGCGATGTCCTTGGTGCGTCGTCCCAGACGCTTGAGGAAGCGTTCCTGACGGCCATTCGCACCCGGATGGCCGAACAGAAGGGCCGCGGCTTTCTCGCCCAAAAGCTCAAGTCGTTCCGGGAGAGCCAGTCTGAATGACCACACGGCTGGACCAACAGATTGCGTTTCTGACCGAAGCGGACAAGCTCAAGACAATTGTCCGTGCCACCGAGTTGACCGACAATTCGCGGTACGAGAATTCGGCAGAACACAGCTGGCATTTGACCCTCTATGCACTTGTGCTCGCCGATCAGGCGGGACCCGATGTCGATATCAATCGCGTGTTGCGGATGTTGATCCTGCATGATCTCGTCGAGATTGACGCAGGCGACAATCCGATTTTCGGTGACTACGATGCAACAGCGATGGCTGCGCAGGAAAAGGCAGCGGCTGATCGCATTTTCGGACTGCTGCCCGACGATCTGCACCAGAGCCTGCGCCCGATCTGGGAAGAGTTCGAAGCGGCGCAAACGCCGACAGCCCAATTTGCCAAATCGCTCGACCGGTTTCAGCCGCCAATGCAAAACCTTGCGTCCGGTGGTGGTAGCTGGACCGACTTCAATGTCAGCGAGGAAATGATCGCCCAGCGTGTCGGGACCAAGATCGAGATAGGCGCGCCTGCCCTTTGGTCCTACGCAAAGGATCGGATTGCCACGTTTTTCGCCGCCCGCACGCGCCCTTAATGCGCCGCGGTCGAAACCCTTCGCCCGCCCAACCGAAATCAAACGCCCGTAGCCGGAGAACAGCCATGACAAAGATCAAAGTGGACAATCCCATCGTCGAACTCGACGGTGATGAAATGACCCGCATCATGTGGGATTTCATCAAGAAGAAGCTGATCACGCCCTATCTTGATGTTGATCTGAAGTACTACGATCTCGGGATCGAGGCCCGCGACGAAACGGAAGACCAAATTACCATCGACGCGGCCCACGCGATCAAGGAGCACGGTGTCGGGGTAAAATGTGCCACGATCACGCCGGACGAGGCACGGGTCGAGGAATTCGGCCTCAAGAAAATGTGGCGCAGTCCCAATGGCACCATCCGCAACATTCTGGGCGGTGTGATTTTTCGCGAACCGATCATTTGCCGCAACGTACCGCGTTTGGTCCCCGGTTGGACGCGGCCCATTGTGGTCGGACGCCATGCTTTTGGCGATCAGTATCGCGCGACCGACTTCAAGTTCCCCGGCAAAGGGAAGCTGACGATTAAATTCGTCGGCGAAGACGGCACCGAAATCGAAGAAGAGGTTTTCGACGCGCCCGACAGCGGTGTTGTCATGGCAATGTACAACCTCGACAAATCGATCATCGACTTTGCACGCGCCTCTTTCAACTACGGCCTGACAAAAGGCTGGCCCGTCTATCTCTCCACTAAGAACACGATCCTCAAGCAATATGATGGCCGTTTTCTGGAACTCTTTCAGGAGATTTTCGACGCCGAATTCAAGGACCGTTTCGAGGAAGCGGGCATCACCTACGAGCACCGCTTGATTGATGACATGGTCGCCTGCGCGATGAAATGGAACGGCGGCTTCGTCTGGGCATGCAAGAACTATGATGGCGACGTGCAGTCCGACACTGTTGCGCAGGGTTTCGGCAGTTTGGGCCTCATGACGTCCGTTCTGATGACACCGGATGGCAAGACAGTGGAGGCCGAGGCCGCCCACGGTACCGTGACGCGGCATTACCGCCAGCATCAGGCCGGAGAAGAGACGTCGACGAACTCGATTGCATCGATCTATGCTTGGACCGGCGCCCTGCGGCATCGCGGAAAGCTTGATGAAAACACTCCTCTGATCAACTTTGCCGAAACGCTGGAGCAGACTGTCGTGAGCACCGTAGAGAGCGGGCACATGACAAAAGATCTCGCGCTGCTCGTCGGGCCTGATCAAGGGTGGCTGACGACGATGGGCTTCTTGGAAAAGGTCGATGAAAACCTCGGCAAGGCGCTCAAGGGGTAAATACCGGATACTGCCGGGATAGAGGCCGCTTTCGGGCGGCCTTCACCCTATGCTTTCGCTGTGCCTGTTTGGTCAAAGGGTGGAAATCTGCGAGCAATTATGCTGATGCCCGCGTGCATGCCTAAACTACTGATCGACCTATTTTAACAGGTGATGGGGAACCATTGCAGGCCGGTAGAGTTTCGCCCGTATGAATGATCTTTTCCAGTCCATCTGGGGCACGCTGCCCGAACCGTTGCGCGTCCAGTTGGAAGGATACCTGAGCGGTTTCTGGGCAGTCTTGCCGCAACTCATCCTGTCGATTATTTTTCTCGTTTTCGTCTGGGCCGTCATCCGCTTTGTGCGCTGGCTGGTGCCGGCGTCTCTGCGCCGTGCGCATATGCGCCGCGCACTGATTGATGTGGTCATGATGCTTCTGACCGTTGGGCTTTGGCTGTTCGGGACCCTGATCGCCGTGACCATCGCCTTTCCGACAATCACGCCGGGCCGTGCGTTGACGGCATTGGGTGTGGGCGGTGTGGCAATCGGTTTTGCCTTCAAGGATGTATTCGAGAATTTCCTGGCCGGCGTGCTGTTGCTGATCCGGGAGCCGTTTTCGATCGAAGACTATATCGAATGCGAAGAGATTGACGGTCAGGTCGAGGAAATCACCATCCGTGACACGCACGTGCGCCAGACAGACGGACAGCTGGTCGTCGCGCCGAATGCGATGTTCTTCAAAAATCCGGTGACCATTCGCACCGCCAAGGACGTGCGGCGCACGACGGTTATCTGCGGTGTTGCCTATGGTGAAGACGTTGACGAGGCCCGTGAGGTTATCGCCAAAGCGGTGCGCAGCGTGGATGCGGTGCGCGATGACGTGCGCGATGTAGAGATCTTTGCACAGGAGTTTGGGGCCAGTTCTATCAATTTCGAAGTGACATGGTGGACCGGATCGAAGCCGATCGACATCCGGTCCAGCCGCGATGAAGTCATCGCAGCCGTCAAACGTGCACTCGATGAAGCCGGTATCGAAATCCCCTTCCC from Sulfitobacter sp. S190 includes the following:
- a CDS encoding polysaccharide pyruvyl transferase family protein; amino-acid sequence: MKDLTGLEPLRLHWWREKPNFGDAINPLVVGHIASRPVVHAGPRKADMLAIGSMIQVVKRTHKTPRDDGSKITVWGSGLLNPVFGHDFLDHVDLALVRGPITAALLKREMTQFGDPGLLIDTVLPCDRPSTDRIGVVPHISMMGTLALETMLASDPALTLIDPRGDAADVCLQIASCAQIVSASLHGLIIADAYGVPNTWLYPQGQSWLKYHDYAASIGRRDMTHPITLDEARDARPGEIAYTDGIEAARAALRSSFPAHLKSSALRA
- a CDS encoding cysteine desulfurase family protein, translating into MSRVYLDHNATTPLRAEARQAMMGAMDVVGNPSSVHAEGRAAKGVVEKARAQVAELVGCKVQQVIFTSSATEAAALAVAQKARHGGVFAALPTEHDCLRVWSDHEMGSLYDRMGLPLSQGVAALRNFVLERAADTARAGRGPAALLALSAANSETGILAQDGLVVGSGQMNATADSSVPYSVVCDITQLAGKMSVHYGSETPSYAILSAHKIGGPKGVGALINFTADDPEPVLRGGGQEMNRRSGTENVVGIAGFGAAAQAAHRDVVAGRWDDVAQLRNILENAIAAASNKTIFVGKDVARLPNTSCMLTPGWKGETQVMQMDLAGFAISAGSACSSGKVKASTVLTAMGFDAVDAASAVRVSLGLETTEEDVLRFADAWAAKWTKHHARAA
- a CDS encoding Yip1 family protein — protein: MMDLAFLTDLAMETLRAPRSAAERIIGLYLDRTTLWTALALCSVLYILSIALTTLQGPRVAELPQFFYEPLIFFFLWTGLLVLAVHALYWTARTMGGEGDFGDLLAVMTWLQAMRVAAQVILTVLALVSPILALLFSAAAGVIGFWIMLNFITVSMRLPSNFHSLGVLVLAIVGLFFGIIILGGVVGLATLGVPANV
- the sufD gene encoding Fe-S cluster assembly protein SufD, which gives rise to MAIPAAKMDATEAMIGTLSMPDATWAKPARDDALARVRAMGLPLRRDEYWKYTRPDTLTQATPEPAAVFHNDEAPMFDAVDRLKVVFVDGVFDAEASDDLSLEGISIERLAAADSDLHWATNLYGVLETRGQIPVERPLAALNTAFATDGVLIHVTGKVSKPVNLIYRHNSDTSDAILHHCIKLDAGAEMTLLENGPAAARFNKVMEVDVADDASFHHVRAQGRDHERRAATHIFARLGHQSAFRSFTLTVNGVLTRNDCVIEFTGDDALAHVAGACVGDGDFHHDDTVFITHDAVNCESRQVFKKVLRNGATGVFQGKILVKAGAQKTDGYQISQSLLLDEDSQFLAKPELEIYADDVACSHGSTSGAIDETALFYLRSRGVPAAEATDLLTLAFLAEAVEEIAQEELRDDINDRMAAWLTRHRS
- the sufC gene encoding Fe-S cluster assembly ATPase SufC, translating into MLSIKDLAVKLEDEDKQILKGVNLEVEAGKVHAIMGPNGSGKSTLSYVLSGKDGYEVTGGEASLEGEDILEMEPEERAAAGLFLAFQYPVEIPGVGNMTFLRTAVNAQRKARGEDEMSAADFLKVVRAKAKELKIDADMLKRPVNMGFSGGEKKRNEILQMAMLEPKMCILDETDSGLDVDAMKLVAEGVNALRSEGRGFLVITHYQRLLDHIKPDVVHIMADGRIVKTGGPELALEVENNGYADILSEVV
- a CDS encoding cysteine desulfurase produces the protein MYDVAAIRADFPILSREVNGKPLVYLDNGASAQKPQVVIDAINQAYSHEYANVHRGLHYLSNLATDKYEAVRGKVANFLGAGSEDEIIFNSGTTEAINMVAYGWAMPRMQAGDEIILSVMEHHANIVPWHFLRERMGVKLVWVDVDSTGALDPQAVIDAMTPRTKLIAITHLSNVLGTVVDVKSITSAAHEQGVAVLVDGSQSAVHMPVDVSDIGCDFYCITGHKLYGPSGSGAIYAKAERQAEMRPFIGGGDMIREVTKDGVVYNDPPMKFEAGTPGIVQTIGLGVALDYMTGVGMQQIHDYENTLRDYAVDRLSGLNWVQVQGTTPDKGAIFSFTLDGAAHAHDVSTILDKKGVAVRAGQHCTGPLMEHLGLNATCRASFGMYNTKDEIDTWIEALELAHELFA
- the sufB gene encoding Fe-S cluster assembly protein SufB; amino-acid sequence: MSLDEQVKDGVDQETVDAVREVGGAYKHGWSTDIEMEYAPKGLTPDIVKLISEKNDEPAWMTEWRLGAYDRWLQMKEPDWAMVDYPEIDFQDQYYYARPKSMAVKPKSLDEVDPKLLATYAKLGIPLKEQAILAGVEGAEEMDDAPRKVAVDAVFDSVSVGTTFQEELKKAGVIFCSISEAIKEHPELVKKYLGSVVPVQDNFYATLNSAVFSDGSFVYVPPGVRCPMELSTYFRINAENTGQFERTLIIADKGSYVSYLEGCTAPQRDESQLHAAVVEIVIEEDAEVKYSTVQNWYPGDENGKGGIYNFVTKRADCRGDRAKVMWTQVETGSAVTWKYPSCILRGDDSQGEFYSIAIANNMQQADTGTKMVHLGKNTKSRIVSKGISAGKAQNTYRGLVSMHPKAKESRNYTQCDSLLIGDKCGAHTVPYIEVKNNSSRVEHEATTSKVDDDQLFYCRSRGMDEEEAVALVVNGFCKDVLQALPMEFAMEAQALVAISLEGSVG
- a CDS encoding heavy metal-binding domain-containing protein — encoded protein: MILTTTNTIEGKTITSYNGIVVGEAIMGANIVRDLFARVTDIVGGRSGQYENKLRDAREAAMQEMREECARVGGDAVVGIDIDYEIISDSMMMVSVSGTSVTLE
- a CDS encoding YIP1 family protein, encoding MADAAPQLMSLTSDIMGTYRAPGRIQSRFLAQGRNEVRALLFLLIAGVLMFVAATPYQAREAELRPDVPLIARLYWSAFLYIFIMPLLVYAFAALIWLLSRIARRNISGFQIRFTLIWSLLATAPVFLLLGLVAGFIGQGVQLQMVGLIWLAVFGWFWAKGLLAADGTA